The Trichomycterus rosablanca isolate fTriRos1 chromosome 15, fTriRos1.hap1, whole genome shotgun sequence genome contains a region encoding:
- the LOC134328334 gene encoding uncharacterized protein LOC134328334 → MYSPAVLRVILGDNSSQRITFQNGLPESIKELVDEVQRQCEVHFNFRLQFMDALFANEFMNLTSIDEVQDRGTIRVIPITDASAPHCANISFTSATAHRSVDESSSLSSVDTDILSSPESESSSSSSRSFWPRIFHVPKFCYDAELKLHQGNAAYKENGTLLIPDPKLKSNILDGLVQEIVTFKVYVTDKEFNTVGEALISKHPCLTEKGSLTGFAGWKASLKNKLAIYRTHLRKLGCPEVTINSLKHKPEGKSSAAFGIKKPRRSEVNYCPSYPAGESVKSLESVRVELLSDVKKKSNREVLRMKMEKTFAYRRHEVVRDTPMIQDFQARWPALFDVSEINAEFKRITTMPLQSRFLSQLDVHSEKLMVLFKKRGGQIGKHLESIIAPMAQNDDVDLGRECIIKAICVYLNEDPENLLREYVAADEALIQGSIEETTLGIYVLKKRDASDKPDDIGIVLEGQVVLQELDNVALASAMLFGLMYSLNLNYPPELKYTFEVLQKVVMELEGNTLSKKVQVLKNRLYQ, encoded by the exons ATGTATTCCCCAGCAGTTCTCAGAGTTATCCTGGGTGACAACAGCAGTCAGAGGATAACTTTCCAAAATGGACTTCCTGAATCTATCAAAGAACTTGTTGATGAGGTACAAAGACAGTGTGAAGTTCACTTTAATTTTAGGCTTCAATTTATGGATGCACTATTTGCAAATGAGTTTATGAACCTTACTTCAATTGATGAAGTACAGGATAGAGGGACAATCAGAGTAATTCCCATAACCGACGCTTCAGCTCCCCACTGTGCTAATATCTCTTTTACCTCAGCTACTGCCCATCGCTCGGTTGATGAATCCTCATCTCTGTCTAGTGTTGACACAGATATACTCTCTTCACCAGAGTCAGAGTCATCATCATCAAGCTCTCGGTCATTTTGGCCTAGAATCTTTCATGTTCCTAAGTTTTGTTACGATGCAGAGTTGAAACTTCATCAGGGCAATGCAGCTTACAAGGAAAATGGTACATTGCTTATTCCAGATCCAAAACTGAAGTCAAACATTCTTGACGGCCTGGTGCAAGAAATAGTTACGTTTAAAGTTTATGTCACTGATAAAGAGTTTAACACTGTTGGAGAGGCCCTCATCTCAAAGCATCCTTGCCTGACTGAGAAAGGCTCCCTCACTGGATTTGCTGGATGGAAAGCTAGCTTGAAGAATAAACTGGCAATCTACCGCACTCACTTGAGAAAGCTTGGGTGTCCAGAGGTGACAATAAACTCTCTTAAGCACAAACCAGAGGGCAAATCAAGTGCTGCTTTTGGCATAAAAAAACCTAGGAGGTCTGAAGTGAACTACTGTCCCTCCTATCCTGCTGGAGAATCTGTTAAGAGCCTTGAGAGTGTGAGAGTTGAGCTTCTTTCAGATGTTAAGAAGAAGAGCAACAGGGAAGTACTGAGAATGAAAATGGAAAAGACATTTGCATACAGGAGACATGAAGTGGTTCGTGATACACCAATGATACAAGACTTTCAGGCAAGATGGCCAGCACTCTTTGACGTAAGCGAG ATAAATGCTGAATTTAAGCGGATTACCACCATGCCCCTTCAGTCCAGATTTCTCTCTCAGTTAGATGTGCACTCTGAGAAACTGATGGTTCTGTTTAAAAAGAGAGGAGGACAAATAGGCAAACACCTAGAGAGCATCATAGCACCCATGGCTCAA AATGATGATGTTGATTTAGGACGAGAATGTATTATCAAGGCAATTTGTGTGTACCTCAACGAGGATCCAGAAAACCTCTTGAGAGAGTATGTG GCAGCAGATGAAGCCCTCATCCAGGGATCCATTGAGGAGACCACACTGGGaatatatgttttaaaaaaaagagatgCCAGTGATAAACCAGACGACATTGGGATTGTCCTTGAGGGTCAAGTGGTCTTGCAGGAGTTGGATAACGTTGCATTAGCTTCTGCAATGTTGTTTGGCCTAATGTATTCTCTAAACCTAAACTACCCTCCTGAACTCAAGTACACCTTCGAAGTGCTTCAGAAGGTTGTCATGGAGCTGGAAGGCAACACACTCTCTAAGAAAGTCCAAGTCcttaaaaacagactttatcaGTAA
- the LOC134328333 gene encoding histone H2A-like, protein MTARLGLAQLCLRSKPIGERSYLKRKTSGKTRAKAKTRSSRAGLQFPVGRVHRLLRKGNYAERVGAGAPVYLAAVLEYLTAEILELAGNAARDNKKSRIIPRHLQLAVRNDEELNRLLGGVTIAQGGVLPNIQAVLLPKKTEKAAKSK, encoded by the exons ATGACGGCGCGTTTAGGATTGGCTCAGCTGTGCCTTCGCtctaagccaataggagagag ATCATATTTAAAAAGGAAGACCAGTGGTAAGACTAGAGCTAAGGCCAAGACTCGCTCATCCCGTGCCGGCCTTCAGTTCCCCGTGGGCCGTGTTCACAGACTGCTACGTAAGGGTAATTACGCCGAGcgtgtgggagctggtgctcctgtctacttggctgccgtgttggagtatctgaccgctgagatcctcgagttggctggtaacgccgccagagataacaagaagtctcgtatcatccctcgtcatctgcagttggccgtgcgtaacgacgaggagttgaacagactgcttggaggtgtaaccatcgctcagggcggtgtgctgcctaacatccaggctgttctgtTACCCAAGAAGACCGAGAAAGCAGCCAAGTCCAAGTAA
- the LOC134328247 gene encoding histone H3, embryonic-like — translation MARTKQTARKSTGGKAPRKQLATKAARKSAPATGGVKKPHRYRPGTVALREIRRYQKSTELLIRKLPFQRLEQTLFIYNVCVFFYRKQQHHARTSEVRAQEGLQENRPQDRRQRRQEAQKVQEGELRYLRVQGHETGPP, via the exons ATGGCAAGAACCAAGCAGACCGCTCGTAAATCCACCGGTGGTAAAGCGCCGAGGAAGCAGCTCGCCACTAAGGCTGCCCGCAAGAGCGCCCCGGCTACCGGCGGTGTGAAGAAACCTCACCGTTACAGGCCAGGTACCGTGGCTCTGCGTGAAATCCGCCGTTATCAGAAGTCCACTGAGCTGCTCATCCGCAAGCTGCCCTTCCAGCGCCTGgaacaaacattatttatttataatgtgtgtgttttcttttat AGGaaacagcagcatcatgccCGAACCAGCGAAGTCCGCGCCCAAGAAGGGCTCCAAGAAAACCGTCCCCAAGACCGCCGGCAAAGGAGGCAAGAAGCGCAGAAAGTCCAGGAAGGAGAGCTACGCTATCTACGTGTACAAGGTCATGAAACAGGTCCACCCTGA
- the LOC134328251 gene encoding histone H3-like, protein SGSQRRRADRQSCFRFKERSGVSLAALKKALSAGGYDVEKNNSRVKLAVKSLVTKDTLVQTKGTGASGSFKLNKKQTEEKKPAAKKAAAPKVKKAAKKPAAAKKPKKVTAKKPAAKKSPKKAKKPADAAKKATKSTGGVKRPHRYRPGTVALREIRRYQKSTELLIRKLPFQRLVREIAQDFKTDLRFQSSAVMALQEASEAYLVGLFEDTNLCAIHAKRVTIMPKDIQLARRIRGERA, encoded by the exons agcgggtcccagcgtcggcgagctgatcgtcaaagctgtttccgcttcaaggagaggagcggcgtgtccctggccgccctgaagaaagctctgtctgcaggtggatacgacgtggagaagaacaactcccgcgtcaaactcgccgtcaaaagcctggtgaccaaggacaccctggtgcagaccaagggcaccggcgcctcaggctctttcaagctcaacaagaagCAGACCGAGGAGAAGAAACCCGCGGCCAAAAAAGCCGCCGctcctaaagtgaaaaaggCCGCAAAGAAACCCGCCGCTGCAAAGAAGCCCAAGAAGGTAACAGCCAAGAAGCCCGCCGCTAAGAAGTCCCCCAAGAAGGCCAAGAAACCCGCTGATGCCGCTAAGAAAGCCACCAAGAG TACTGGCGGTGTGAAGAGACCTCACCGTTACAGGCCAGGTACCGTGGCTCTGCGTGAAATCCGCCGTTATCAGAAGTCCACTGAGCTGCTCATCCGCAAGCTGCCCTTCCAGCGCCTGGTTAGAGAGATCGCTCAGGACTTTAAGACCGATCTGCGCTTCCAGAGTTCTGCCGTCATGGCTCTGCAGGAGGCCAGTGAGGCTTACCTGGTCGGCCTGTTCGAGGACACCAACCTGTGCGCCATCCATGCCAAGAGGGTGACCATCATGCCTAAGGACATCCAGCTGGCCCGCCGTATTCGCGGAGAGCGTGCTTAA
- the LOC134328332 gene encoding histone H1-like: protein MDTMCSRPKIKRTIKTINSNMSKSQGLSGSSAPAKAPKKKTAAKPKKAGPSVGELIVKAVSASKERSGVSLAALKKALSAGGYDVEKNNSRVKLAVKILVTKGTLVQTKGTGASGSFKLNKKQTEAKKPAAKKAAAPKVKKAAKKPAAAKKPKKVTAKKPAAKKSPKKVKKPAAAAKKATKSPKKAKKPATPKMAAKSPKKAKAAKPKTAKPKATKAKKAAPKKK, encoded by the exons ATGGACACCATGTGCTCCAGACCCAAGATTAAAAGGACCATCAAGACTATTAACAGcaacatgtccaaaagccagggtctgtcagg cagctcggcccccgccaaggctcctaaaaagaagaccgcggccaaacccaagaaagcgggtcccagcgtcggcgagctgatcgtcaaagctgtttccgcttccaaggagaggagcggcgtgtccctggccgccctgaagaaagctctgtctgcaggtggatacgacgtggagaagaacaactcccgcgtcaaactcgccgtcaaaatcctggtgaccaagggcaccctggtgcagaccaagggcaccggcgcctcaggctctttcaagctcaacaagaagcagaccgaggcgaagaagcccgcggccaaaaaagccgccgctcctaaagtgaaaaaggCCGCAAAGAAACCCGCCGCTGCAAAGAAGCCCAAGAAGGTAACAGCCAAGAAGCCCGCCGCTAAGAAGTCCCCCAAGAAGGTCAAGAAACCCGCTGCGGCCGCTAAGAAAGCCACCAAGAGCCCCAAGAAGGCTAAGAAGCCGGCGACCCCCAAGATGGCAGCCAAGAGTCCTAAAAAAGCCAAGGCAGCCAAACCTAAGACCGCTAAGCCCAAAGCGACCAAGGCCAAAAAAGCTGCACCCAAGAAGAAGTAA